The DNA segment GACCGGCAGAGTGCTTCAGTTTTTTACGGATCTCCTTAGACGGTTCCAAAAACTGATTACTAGTCCTTGTGTTGGTTTACTGACAGTGGTGCCAGTCGGTTTTGCTGCATTGGTTGATTGGCGTTATTTCGGTTACTTCATGGTTGATGGGACGTTGGGGCATTGGTTCGGTGCGCTGAGTTGGTTGGTGGGTAGCTACGACGGTTATCGAACTGGAAGATATCGTTATGCGTGGAGATATCCGCCACCGAAGAGAAATGAGTTGCGACCTTCTCGGGCTTATAGAGACACGGTGGGTGGAGTTTTCCTGATGATTGTAACCTTGTTTCTTTTCGCTGCTGATGGTCCTGTTTCCATTCCTGGTTTGTTGTCCATTGGTACTGTCTCATCCTATGCGGTGACTACGGGGTGGTTCGGATTTGTGCGTCTCCGGGCAAAGAAACAATTTAGAGCATCAAAATCCATAACATGAGATGTGTCTGCCTTTGGCGTTGATCCAAAATTTAGTTGGGTGCGGAAATAGTATTGAGATGGCTCGTTCCGATCCGGTCTAACATAAAAAAACGGCGCGGAAATTCCGCGCCATTTTTCATTCTGCTGAGTGCTGTTTTCAGACCACTTTAAGTCGCGCGAACCCGGCTTCAAGATCAGCGATCAGATCATCGGGGTCTTCAAGGCCGATATGGAGCCGGACCAACTGACCATCGTCGTCCCATTTGGTGGCGGTGCGGATTTTGGTCGGATCAGACGGCAGGATCAGGCTTTCAAAGCCGCCCCAGCTAAAGCCCATACCAAACAGTTCCATGTGATCGACCATATTGGCGAGCCGGGTTTTTTCGACCGGCTGCATGACAAAGGAAAACAGGCCGCAGGCACCAGTGAAATCGCGTTTCCAGATGGCATGGCCCGGATCATCGGGGAGCCCCGGGTGAAGGACGCGTTTTACTTCCGGGCGGGTTTGCAGCCAGTTTGCGACCTTAAGGCCGCTTTCGTGATGCTGTTTCAGGCGCACGGCAAGGGTGCGCAGGCCGCGCTGGGCGAGGTAACAATCATCCGGACCAACCGCGTCACCGGAAATCAGGACCTGCTTCTTGATGGTCAGAAGGTCATCCTCGGTCGCAGTCGTGATGGTGCCCAGCATGACATCGGAATGACCGACAATGTATTTGGTGCCCGCCTGAACCGAGACATCAACACCCAATTCAAACGGGCGACACAGGATCGGGGAAGCCCAGGTGTTATCGAGCATCACCTTCACATTGCGCGCGTGCGCGGCCTTGGCGATTGCCGGGATATCCTGCATTTCAAAGGTCAGTGACCCCGGGCTTTCGCACCAGACAAGGGCAGTGTTATCGCGAATAAGGTCCGCAATGTCGCCGCCAATCGTTGGATCATAATATTCCGTCTCGACCCCGAATTTCTTAAGAAACGTATTGCACAGGTTGCGAGTCGGGAAATAGGTGCTGTCGGTGATCAGGATATGATCGCCGGGCTTCACGAAGGCGAGGATCGCATTGGTAATCGCCGAAACGCCCGATGAAACACATAGCGTGCCATAGCCGCCTTCAAGTTCGGCAACGGCTTCTTCGAGCAGGAAGCGCGTCGGCGTTCCGTGGCGGCCATAGGTCGTTTTTCCGGGGACTGAGGCACCGGCCTTTTCAAGTTCTGCCAGGCTGTCAAACAGGATGGTCGAGGCATGCAGAACCGGCGGGTTGACCACGCCGTGATACTGGCTGGAACGGCGACCGGCATGGACCAGCTTGGTTGCGGTATGTTTGGGGCTTTGCGATGACATAACAGGCGGTTCTCCTTGGGCGCGACGTCTTATGCTTCAAAGACAAACCACCTTGGCGGCGGCCATTCAAGGCTTTTTGCGTCAAAGCCATTGTTAATGCCTGATATCAGGCTATTTTTTACAGGCAATAACAGCAACGAATGACACAGAATACAGCAAGGGGGCCCCGTGATTGAACTTCAGGATTTTCGCACTGCGCGCAAGGCGATATCGGACCATATGCGCCTGACCCCGGTGTTTGCGGCCCGCAATTTTGGCGATACATCCGGCTTTGTCGCGCGTGATCGCATCCCCGAGATGTTCCTGAAACTTGAAAACATGCAGGTCAGTGGGTCTTTCAAGGCACGCGGGGCGATGAATGCGGCACTGGCCCTTGAACCTGAACAAAGATCTGCCGGGCTGTGCACCGCATCTGGCGGCAACCATGGCATGGGAGTGATCAATGCGGCCCGCACACTGGGTGTGCCGGTGAAAATCTTCCTGCCGACCAATACACCACAGCCCAAAGTCAAAAAACTGCGCGCGCAGGGTGTTGACGTGGCTTTGATCGGGGCCGTTTGGGATGACGCCAACCGTGCTGCGATGGAGCACGCGCATGAAAGCGGTATGGCCTATATCCACCCGTTCGCCGATCCCAAGGTGATTGCCGGGCAGGGAACCATCGCGCTTGAGCTTTTAGAACAGCAACCCGACCTCGATACACTGGTGGTGGCGATTGGTGGTGGCGGGCTGATTGCCGGTGTGGCGACAGCCGCACGCTTGTTGCGCCCATCGATCCGGGTGATCGGTGTGGAGCCGACCGGGGCGGCAACCCTGTTTG comes from the Thalassospira sp. ER-Se-21-Dark genome and includes:
- the metC gene encoding cystathionine beta-lyase, with the translated sequence MSSQSPKHTATKLVHAGRRSSQYHGVVNPPVLHASTILFDSLAELEKAGASVPGKTTYGRHGTPTRFLLEEAVAELEGGYGTLCVSSGVSAITNAILAFVKPGDHILITDSTYFPTRNLCNTFLKKFGVETEYYDPTIGGDIADLIRDNTALVWCESPGSLTFEMQDIPAIAKAAHARNVKVMLDNTWASPILCRPFELGVDVSVQAGTKYIVGHSDVMLGTITTATEDDLLTIKKQVLISGDAVGPDDCYLAQRGLRTLAVRLKQHHESGLKVANWLQTRPEVKRVLHPGLPDDPGHAIWKRDFTGACGLFSFVMQPVEKTRLANMVDHMELFGMGFSWGGFESLILPSDPTKIRTATKWDDDGQLVRLHIGLEDPDDLIADLEAGFARLKVV
- a CDS encoding threonine/serine dehydratase, which gives rise to MIELQDFRTARKAISDHMRLTPVFAARNFGDTSGFVARDRIPEMFLKLENMQVSGSFKARGAMNAALALEPEQRSAGLCTASGGNHGMGVINAARTLGVPVKIFLPTNTPQPKVKKLRAQGVDVALIGAVWDDANRAAMEHAHESGMAYIHPFADPKVIAGQGTIALELLEQQPDLDTLVVAIGGGGLIAGVATAARLLRPSIRVIGVEPTGAATLFESLKATEVATLPSVNTAATSLAPRQSSALNVDLIGRNVDRIALVSDEEMQKSARWLWKEFGISVELSAAAGIAAVMNDRLGDPNPGRVGVIVCGTGMDGFE